One segment of Thermosynechococcus sp. HN-54 DNA contains the following:
- a CDS encoding DUF3134 domain-containing protein, with protein MTLYNPSLYEEPISQKNLTAVGRSDRSILEWLQQTGRLIPRDGSEADPLLDSTLDDMGEIEEFVGDALGDYDEEEELGLEE; from the coding sequence ATGACGCTCTACAACCCCTCCTTGTACGAAGAACCCATTTCCCAAAAGAATTTAACTGCGGTTGGCCGTTCTGATCGCTCCATTCTGGAATGGTTGCAGCAAACTGGTCGGTTGATTCCCCGCGATGGCAGCGAGGCAGACCCGCTTCTGGATAGCACCCTCGATGATATGGGTGAAATTGAGGAATTTGTCGGTGATGCCCTTGGTGACTACGACGAAGAAGAGGAGCTTGGGCTTGAGGAGTAG
- the mraY gene encoding phospho-N-acetylmuramoyl-pentapeptide-transferase, with translation MSSTKTTAAIHPARLTGQRLFWLLGISLLAASGAYDTLTNHWQQPLQTVTLPWLVSFAIVAVLGVAVVPILRRLKTGQIIREDGPQSHLQKSGTPTMGGIFFVPTGLGLALLWTGLAQGKLSATVGAIALLVLWYAAIGWWDDWQVLRRKSNKGLSARLRLLLEGIGAALFCAWLVGSDPTATIVTAPWGWVWPLGMGFIPLAIFVPMAEGNALNLTDGLDGLAGGTAAIALLALGFILTPHPDLQILAAVMSGACVGFLWHNHHPARVFMGDTGSLALGALLAGIGLASHQLWELFIVSGLFFVESLSVIAQVLYYKATKGPDGVGKRLLRMAPLHHHFELGGWSELRVVSTFYGVVALLGLLCGLLRLA, from the coding sequence ATGTCCTCCACTAAAACGACTGCCGCCATTCACCCTGCTCGGCTCACCGGACAGCGACTTTTTTGGCTTCTTGGGATTAGTTTACTGGCTGCGTCTGGTGCCTACGATACACTGACAAATCACTGGCAGCAGCCTTTGCAAACTGTAACGCTGCCTTGGTTAGTTAGTTTTGCGATCGTTGCTGTTCTGGGTGTCGCTGTAGTACCAATACTGCGACGGTTGAAAACAGGACAAATTATCCGTGAAGATGGCCCCCAGTCTCACCTGCAAAAATCGGGCACACCGACGATGGGGGGCATTTTTTTTGTACCGACAGGGTTAGGTCTCGCCCTCCTGTGGACAGGATTGGCTCAAGGGAAACTATCAGCAACGGTGGGGGCGATCGCCCTCCTTGTTCTCTGGTATGCGGCCATTGGCTGGTGGGACGACTGGCAAGTTCTGCGGCGTAAGTCCAATAAGGGATTATCGGCTCGGCTGCGACTGCTGCTTGAAGGAATTGGGGCGGCTCTGTTTTGTGCTTGGCTGGTGGGCAGTGATCCAACAGCAACCATTGTCACTGCGCCTTGGGGATGGGTTTGGCCCCTAGGGATGGGGTTTATTCCCTTGGCAATTTTTGTGCCCATGGCGGAAGGGAATGCCCTGAATCTGACCGATGGGCTGGATGGTCTCGCGGGTGGCACTGCGGCGATCGCCCTGTTGGCTCTGGGATTCATTCTCACGCCCCATCCCGACTTGCAAATTCTGGCGGCGGTCATGAGTGGCGCTTGTGTGGGCTTCCTCTGGCATAACCACCATCCAGCGCGCGTGTTTATGGGGGATACGGGATCCCTAGCCCTTGGGGCACTCCTTGCGGGCATTGGCTTGGCGAGTCACCAGCTCTGGGAACTGTTCATTGTCAGTGGTCTCTTTTTTGTTGAATCTCTCTCGGTCATTGCCCAAGTCCTCTACTACAAGGCCACAAAAGGCCCCGACGGTGTGGGTAAGCGGCTGCTGCGGATGGCACCCCTACACCATCATTTCGAGTTGGGCGGCTGGTCAGAACTGCGGGTGGTGAGTACCTTTTATGGGGTGGTTGCCCTCTTGGGATTGCTCTGTGGCCTCCTGCGGTTGGCCTAA
- a CDS encoding zinc-binding dehydrogenase, which translates to MKAAVLYGKEDVRIETVADPTPGPGEVVIRVQAATTCGTDLKVWRRGGHARMLTPPILFGHEAAGEIVALGAGVTGWQVGDRVVANNSAPCGQCFYCQRQAFSLCPHLEFNNGTFAEYLKIPASIVRQNLLPLPDSLSFALAALTEPLACVLHGVARSGFEPAMVETWPSPPQIVVLGDGAIGLMFVGVLAQQGARVLAFGGSDQRLAIATTFGAEQTINHHQCNDIPALVKDWTERRGADIVIEATGVPEVWETAIACGRPGATINLFGGCPRETSIRVDTERLHYEELTLKGVFHNTPTFVRQALQLIASGTLPFEKLISGQAPLTEIENVLQAMKARQVIKVALHP; encoded by the coding sequence ATGAAAGCAGCAGTGCTCTACGGCAAAGAAGATGTGCGCATTGAAACCGTGGCCGATCCCACGCCGGGGCCGGGGGAAGTGGTAATTCGTGTTCAGGCCGCCACCACCTGTGGTACGGATTTGAAGGTATGGCGGCGCGGTGGTCATGCGCGGATGCTAACGCCCCCCATTCTCTTTGGCCATGAGGCGGCGGGGGAAATTGTTGCCCTAGGAGCTGGGGTGACGGGATGGCAGGTGGGCGATCGCGTGGTGGCGAATAATTCTGCTCCCTGTGGCCAGTGTTTTTACTGTCAGCGGCAGGCCTTTTCCCTGTGTCCCCATCTGGAGTTTAACAATGGCACGTTTGCCGAGTACCTAAAAATTCCCGCCAGCATCGTCCGCCAAAACCTTTTGCCGCTTCCAGACTCGCTCTCCTTTGCTTTAGCGGCCCTTACCGAACCCCTCGCCTGTGTCCTCCACGGTGTGGCTCGCTCTGGCTTTGAACCCGCAATGGTTGAAACGTGGCCGAGTCCGCCGCAAATTGTGGTTCTTGGGGATGGTGCCATTGGTCTGATGTTTGTTGGGGTGCTGGCACAGCAGGGGGCACGAGTCCTCGCCTTTGGCGGTTCCGATCAGCGGCTGGCGATCGCCACCACATTTGGGGCAGAGCAAACCATCAATCATCACCAGTGCAACGATATTCCTGCCCTCGTTAAAGATTGGACGGAAAGACGGGGAGCCGATATTGTCATTGAAGCCACTGGCGTTCCTGAAGTCTGGGAAACGGCGATCGCCTGTGGTCGCCCCGGTGCCACGATTAACCTCTTTGGTGGCTGCCCCCGCGAAACTTCGATCCGCGTTGATACTGAGCGCCTGCACTACGAAGAACTCACCCTCAAGGGGGTCTTTCACAACACACCCACATTTGTCCGCCAAGCCTTGCAACTGATTGCCAGCGGCACACTGCCCTTCGAGAAACTAATTAGTGGCCAAGCCCCCCTAACGGAGATTGAAAATGTCCTGCAAGCAATGAAGGCGCGCCAAGTGATTAAAGTAGCGCTGCACCCCTAG
- a CDS encoding MltA domain-containing protein, which produces MAGLFTGVIQGIVILATSAIATAPTVAPLIRQSQLPPTVALDTALWKSPSERARLLQAIDHSLRYLRTDRARQDYAAYTALGQPGATLGSNLHQRVIRSLARFRHLVQTCRSAAELQAAVKREFVFYQSIGSDGQGRVDFTGYYAPTYRASLVPTAEYRYPLFRRPPDLDQWRQPHPTRLELEGADGQQWHKGPLRGLELVYLRDRLEAFLVHVQGSAELQLPDGRRFTVGYAGKTNHPYTSIGQELIRDGKIPREELTLPRLIAYFQANPAELDRYLPRNASFVFFEHTQGRPPTGSLSTPVLPERSIATDKSLMPPGALAVINTKIPLKAQGQWQQTPVSRFVLDQDTGSAIRGPGRVDIFMGTGEVAKARAGLINTPGQLYYLLLRE; this is translated from the coding sequence ATGGCTGGTTTGTTCACAGGAGTTATTCAGGGCATCGTGATCCTTGCAACAAGTGCGATCGCCACCGCGCCCACGGTTGCCCCCTTGATCCGCCAAAGCCAACTACCGCCAACAGTTGCCCTAGATACTGCCCTCTGGAAATCCCCCAGTGAACGAGCACGGCTGTTGCAAGCCATTGATCACAGTTTGCGTTATCTGCGTACGGATAGAGCACGCCAGGACTATGCGGCTTACACCGCCCTTGGTCAACCGGGGGCTACCCTAGGCTCGAACCTGCATCAGCGGGTAATTCGCTCCCTCGCACGCTTTCGCCATCTGGTACAAACCTGTCGCTCTGCGGCGGAACTTCAGGCAGCCGTCAAACGAGAATTTGTGTTTTATCAGTCTATTGGTAGCGATGGCCAAGGGCGAGTGGATTTTACGGGCTATTACGCGCCCACCTATCGTGCGAGTTTGGTGCCGACGGCAGAGTACCGCTATCCCCTTTTTCGTCGTCCCCCTGATTTAGACCAGTGGCGGCAGCCCCACCCAACCCGTCTAGAACTAGAAGGAGCAGATGGTCAGCAGTGGCACAAGGGGCCGTTGCGGGGGTTGGAGTTGGTGTATTTGCGCGATCGCCTCGAGGCCTTTCTGGTTCACGTTCAAGGGTCGGCTGAGCTGCAACTGCCCGATGGTCGCCGCTTTACCGTCGGCTATGCTGGCAAAACCAATCACCCCTACACCAGTATTGGCCAAGAACTCATTCGCGACGGCAAAATTCCCCGTGAGGAACTCACGTTGCCCCGCTTAATTGCTTACTTTCAGGCCAACCCTGCTGAGCTAGATCGCTATTTGCCCCGCAACGCCAGCTTTGTATTCTTTGAGCATACCCAAGGGCGCCCCCCCACGGGCAGTCTCTCGACGCCAGTCCTTCCTGAGCGATCGATCGCCACCGATAAGTCCCTGATGCCCCCGGGTGCCTTGGCGGTGATCAACACGAAAATTCCCCTCAAAGCCCAAGGCCAATGGCAGCAAACCCCCGTCAGCCGTTTTGTCTTGGATCAGGATACCGGCAGTGCCATTCGCGGGCCCGGTCGTGTGGATATTTTCATGGGCACGGGAGAGGTGGCCAAAGCGCGGGCGGGTCTGATCAATACGCCGGGGCAGTTGTACTATTTGCTCCTGCGGGAATAG
- a CDS encoding tetratricopeptide repeat protein, translating to MRRQLFSALTVLAAFVGLSSAAVAQPMAIATLTPPELQELQRLVPRSAEDYYNVGLAHQGTGDLVAAIDAFSQAIRLNPSADYYFARGLAYYDQGDMQRAIADFSTALRDDPQFIAAYYNRGMAYLALQNYKAAIADFDAALARDPQFVAAYYSRGMAHFDSGNVELAQRDYERARSLNPAMTAQYYDRAPRPLTGGP from the coding sequence ATGCGCCGACAACTCTTCAGTGCTTTGACAGTTTTAGCTGCTTTTGTTGGTCTCAGCAGTGCTGCTGTGGCACAGCCCATGGCGATCGCCACCCTCACACCCCCTGAACTTCAGGAACTGCAACGCCTTGTGCCCCGCAGTGCCGAGGACTACTACAACGTGGGGTTAGCGCACCAAGGTACAGGTGATCTGGTCGCTGCCATAGATGCCTTTAGCCAAGCAATCAGACTCAACCCCAGCGCTGACTACTACTTTGCTCGCGGCCTAGCTTACTATGACCAAGGAGACATGCAGCGGGCGATCGCTGACTTTAGTACCGCATTACGCGATGACCCACAGTTTATTGCCGCCTACTACAACCGAGGCATGGCCTATCTTGCCCTGCAAAACTACAAAGCTGCGATCGCCGACTTTGATGCTGCCCTAGCGCGGGATCCGCAATTTGTTGCTGCCTATTATAGTCGGGGCATGGCACACTTCGATAGTGGCAATGTTGAATTGGCACAACGGGACTATGAGCGTGCCCGCAGCCTCAACCCAGCCATGACTGCCCAGTACTACGATCGCGCCCCCCGTCCCCTCACTGGCGGCCCCTAG
- the tpiA gene encoding triose-phosphate isomerase has translation MHKTQQEAVAFLQEFLGKLVDTPSDREVVLCVPYTCLSVLSKSLHGTRVKLGAQNVHWADQGAFTGEISPPMLVELGVRYVIIGHSERRQYFGETDATVNQRLKAAQSHGLTPILCVGETKAQRDAGETESHIFQQLALDLVDVDQNNLVIAYEPIWAIGTGDTCEETEANRVIGLIRSKLQNPDVLIQYGGSVNANNIDAIMAQPEIDGVLVGGASLQPESFGRIVNYKSL, from the coding sequence ATGCACAAAACCCAACAGGAGGCAGTGGCCTTTCTGCAAGAGTTTTTAGGAAAGTTGGTGGACACCCCCAGCGATCGCGAGGTGGTGCTGTGTGTTCCCTACACCTGTTTAAGTGTATTGTCCAAGAGTCTGCACGGAACACGGGTGAAGCTGGGTGCCCAAAATGTTCACTGGGCGGATCAAGGCGCCTTTACAGGAGAAATTTCGCCACCAATGTTGGTGGAGTTGGGCGTGCGCTACGTGATTATTGGCCACAGTGAGCGGCGGCAGTATTTTGGTGAAACGGATGCCACGGTCAACCAACGGCTCAAGGCTGCCCAAAGCCACGGCCTGACCCCGATTCTCTGTGTGGGTGAAACAAAAGCCCAACGGGATGCTGGGGAAACAGAAAGCCATATCTTTCAGCAGTTGGCGCTGGATTTGGTCGATGTGGATCAGAACAACCTAGTGATTGCCTACGAACCCATTTGGGCGATCGGTACCGGCGATACCTGTGAAGAAACGGAAGCCAACCGTGTGATTGGCCTGATTCGCAGCAAGTTGCAAAATCCTGATGTGCTGATTCAGTACGGCGGTTCTGTGAATGCCAACAACATTGATGCCATCATGGCACAGCCAGAAATTGATGGGGTACTGGTGGGTGGCGCCAGTTTGCAGCCTGAGAGCTTTGGTCGCATTGTCAATTACAAATCACTTTGA
- a CDS encoding MinD/ParA family protein gives MGSIISVHSFRGGTGKSNTTANLGCTLATLGYRVAIVDTDIQSPGIHVLFGLESEDTEHALNDYLWGRCEITDVARDVSHLLTSHGQQAKGSIFLIPSSLKTSEITRVLREGYDVGLLNDGFQQLLQGLNLDFLLIDTHPGLNEETLLSITVSDALVLILRPDRQDFQGTAVTVDVARQLDVPKMVMVVNKVPSAFNKDSLKQQVETTYAVPVAGILPVCEEMFQLGSSDIFCLRYPDHPYSLVVRSVVQHLLD, from the coding sequence ATGGGTAGCATTATTTCTGTGCATTCTTTTCGGGGTGGCACAGGCAAGTCAAATACAACAGCAAATCTGGGCTGTACCTTGGCAACGTTGGGCTATCGCGTGGCGATCGTGGATACGGATATTCAATCCCCCGGTATCCATGTGCTCTTTGGCCTTGAGTCGGAAGATACGGAACATGCCCTCAATGACTACCTGTGGGGACGCTGTGAAATTACCGATGTGGCTCGTGATGTCAGCCATCTCCTCACTAGCCATGGTCAACAGGCGAAAGGGTCTATCTTTCTCATTCCCTCTAGCCTCAAAACTAGTGAAATTACCCGTGTGCTGCGGGAAGGCTACGATGTCGGCTTGCTCAATGATGGTTTTCAGCAACTGCTCCAAGGGCTGAATCTCGACTTTTTGCTCATTGATACCCACCCAGGACTGAACGAGGAAACGCTGCTCTCGATTACGGTTTCCGATGCCTTGGTGCTGATTTTGCGACCGGATCGCCAAGATTTTCAAGGAACAGCAGTCACTGTAGATGTGGCGCGGCAGCTGGATGTCCCGAAAATGGTAATGGTGGTGAACAAAGTCCCCAGTGCCTTTAACAAGGACTCCTTAAAGCAGCAGGTGGAAACGACCTATGCTGTGCCCGTCGCGGGTATTCTACCTGTGTGTGAAGAGATGTTTCAACTGGGGAGTAGTGATATTTTCTGTTTACGCTACCCCGATCATCCCTACAGTTTGGTTGTCAGGAGTGTTGTGCAGCATCTGTTGGATTAG
- a CDS encoding ABC transporter ATP-binding protein, translating to MLWNTSYRPLLAYILPYRRRLLVAFLCTLGYVSTMPAIAYLIGQAAKLIGAGDLIGLIQWCAASSLLFVGRSFCQFGQDVLMSDISLRIVYDIRVRLYRHLHRLGVDYFERAATGDLTYRLTEDVDRIGVMINSSFHRLVPSILTTIAVIGYMFYLNWQLTLGTMIIAPLMTFLIAWFGNRLLRQSRLSQARIADLTSHLTEIFSGIRLIKAFAAEDYAVEQFEQQADINRRARYRAERIKSMQYPVVGFLEALSIMLLFILGAWQINAGHLTGSQFLSFVAAVALLMEPINMISADYNELKMAQASVERSFGLLALEPTIKEMSHAQPLPPISGKVQYLDVYFGYDPERPVLKDFNLLAEPGEVIALVGHSGAGKSTIVNLLPRFYDPQAGKVLVDGIDIKTVTLKSLRRQIGIVPQETILFSGSIAQNIAFGYSEPDWERLIEAAKIANAHDFITRFPDGYQTWVGERGINLSGGQRQRLAIARAVYADPRILILDEATSALDSESEALVQNALEKAMKGRTVFIIAHRLATVRRADRILVLEQGRIIESGSHQELLAQSARYAQFYTQQYFQDAE from the coding sequence ATGCTTTGGAATACCAGCTACCGGCCGTTACTTGCTTATATCCTTCCCTATCGGCGACGGTTGCTGGTCGCTTTTTTGTGTACCCTTGGCTACGTCTCCACCATGCCGGCGATCGCCTACCTAATTGGCCAAGCGGCAAAGCTCATTGGGGCAGGGGATTTGATAGGTCTGATTCAATGGTGTGCAGCCTCCTCGCTGCTGTTTGTCGGTCGTAGTTTTTGCCAATTTGGCCAAGATGTCTTGATGTCCGATATTTCTCTACGGATTGTCTATGACATTCGGGTGCGGCTTTACCGTCATCTGCATCGTTTGGGGGTGGACTACTTTGAAAGGGCTGCAACCGGAGACTTGACGTACCGCCTCACGGAGGACGTGGATCGCATTGGTGTGATGATCAATAGCAGTTTTCATCGCCTTGTCCCCTCCATCTTGACGACAATTGCTGTCATTGGCTACATGTTCTACCTCAACTGGCAATTGACACTGGGGACAATGATTATCGCACCGCTGATGACGTTTCTCATCGCTTGGTTTGGCAATCGGTTGTTGCGACAGTCGCGCCTGAGTCAAGCCCGCATTGCTGATTTGACCTCCCACCTCACGGAAATTTTTTCGGGGATTCGTCTGATTAAGGCCTTTGCAGCTGAGGACTATGCCGTAGAGCAGTTTGAACAGCAGGCTGATATTAACCGCCGTGCTCGCTACCGTGCAGAACGCATTAAGTCAATGCAATACCCTGTGGTGGGGTTTCTTGAAGCCCTGAGCATCATGCTGCTGTTTATCTTGGGGGCATGGCAAATCAATGCCGGTCATCTTACGGGGTCGCAGTTCCTCAGCTTTGTTGCCGCAGTGGCGCTACTGATGGAACCCATTAATATGATTTCTGCTGATTACAACGAACTCAAAATGGCACAGGCGTCAGTGGAGCGTAGCTTTGGCCTGTTGGCTCTCGAACCCACGATCAAGGAAATGAGCCATGCGCAGCCCCTACCCCCCATTTCTGGCAAAGTGCAATACCTAGATGTGTACTTTGGCTATGATCCAGAGCGTCCCGTGCTCAAGGACTTTAATCTCTTGGCGGAGCCGGGCGAAGTGATTGCCCTTGTGGGACATTCAGGGGCGGGGAAATCAACCATTGTTAACCTCTTGCCCCGTTTTTATGACCCCCAAGCCGGGAAAGTCTTGGTTGATGGCATTGATATTAAAACAGTGACGCTGAAAAGCCTGCGGCGGCAAATTGGCATTGTTCCTCAGGAAACGATTCTTTTTTCAGGCAGTATTGCCCAAAATATTGCTTTTGGTTACTCTGAACCGGATTGGGAGCGCCTGATTGAGGCAGCCAAAATCGCCAATGCCCATGATTTCATTACGCGCTTTCCCGATGGCTATCAGACGTGGGTGGGGGAAAGGGGGATCAATCTTTCTGGGGGGCAACGCCAACGGCTGGCGATCGCCCGCGCCGTTTATGCCGATCCGCGTATCTTGATTTTAGATGAAGCCACCTCTGCTTTAGATTCTGAATCGGAAGCCTTGGTGCAAAATGCGTTGGAGAAGGCAATGAAGGGGCGCACCGTCTTTATTATTGCCCACCGTTTAGCCACGGTGCGTCGAGCGGATCGCATTCTTGTCCTAGAGCAGGGGCGGATCATTGAAAGTGGCAGCCATCAAGAACTACTTGCCCAGTCTGCCCGCTACGCCCAGTTCTACACGCAGCAGTATTTCCAAGACGCCGAATGA
- the mnmE gene encoding tRNA uridine-5-carboxymethylaminomethyl(34) synthesis GTPase MnmE yields the protein MRHLHDTIVAIATAIVPQQGSIGIVRLSGAKAVAIAQSLFEAPGKQHWQSHRILYGYVRDPQTGERVDEALLLLMLAPRSYTREDVVEFHCHGGLIPVQRVLQLCVAAGARLAEPGEFTLRAFLNGRLDLTQAESVAELVAAQSTTAAQIALAGLTGKLARPLKQIRQTCLSLLVEIEARLDFTDELPPLDPAAIAEEIRQLQHQVEAFLATAERGALIRTGLKVAIVGRPNVGKSSLLNAWSRSDRAIVTDLPGTTRDIVESQLVVGGIPIQVLDTAGIRETDNLVEQIGVERARQAAATADLILFVIDASQGWTAADQEIYDQLNLHQRRQHSPQSVLVVLNKADLLSETVDVTDIPLPIAPIPTVLLSALSQRGIEQLEQAILDLVQGQGVTAANLDFALNQRQAALLEQVHQSLNHVLVAIDAQLPLDFWTIDLHAAARALGTLTGEEVTESVLEQIFSRFCIGK from the coding sequence GTGCGACACCTCCATGACACGATTGTGGCGATCGCCACGGCCATTGTGCCCCAGCAAGGGAGTATCGGCATTGTCCGTCTCTCAGGCGCCAAAGCAGTCGCGATCGCCCAGTCTTTATTTGAAGCTCCCGGCAAGCAACACTGGCAATCCCATCGCATCCTCTATGGCTATGTCCGCGACCCGCAAACTGGGGAACGGGTGGATGAAGCCCTCCTCCTCTTAATGCTGGCTCCCCGCTCCTACACCCGCGAAGATGTGGTGGAATTTCACTGTCATGGTGGTCTCATCCCTGTCCAGCGCGTGCTGCAACTCTGTGTGGCCGCCGGGGCACGCCTCGCAGAGCCAGGGGAATTTACCCTGCGTGCCTTTCTCAACGGTCGCCTTGATCTCACCCAAGCCGAGAGTGTGGCTGAACTGGTGGCTGCCCAATCGACAACAGCAGCACAAATAGCACTAGCGGGTCTCACGGGCAAATTGGCTCGCCCCCTCAAGCAGATTCGCCAAACTTGTTTATCCCTCTTGGTGGAAATTGAGGCGCGACTCGATTTTACCGACGAGCTCCCCCCCCTTGACCCCGCAGCTATTGCTGAGGAAATTCGTCAGTTGCAACACCAAGTAGAGGCGTTTTTGGCCACGGCAGAACGGGGAGCACTGATCCGCACTGGGCTAAAAGTGGCCATTGTGGGTCGCCCGAATGTCGGTAAGTCAAGTCTGCTCAATGCTTGGAGTCGTAGCGATCGCGCCATTGTTACGGATTTACCCGGCACCACCCGTGATATTGTTGAGTCGCAATTGGTCGTAGGTGGCATTCCAATCCAAGTGCTCGATACCGCAGGTATTCGCGAGACCGATAACCTTGTCGAACAAATTGGCGTCGAGCGAGCGCGCCAAGCCGCCGCCACTGCCGATCTCATCCTTTTTGTCATTGATGCTAGCCAAGGGTGGACAGCCGCTGATCAGGAAATCTACGACCAACTCAACCTACACCAGCGGCGGCAACACTCTCCTCAGTCAGTGCTGGTTGTCCTGAATAAAGCCGATCTGCTCAGCGAAACAGTGGACGTGACTGATATTCCCCTGCCCATTGCCCCCATTCCCACAGTGCTCCTCTCTGCCCTGAGTCAGCGGGGAATTGAGCAGCTTGAGCAGGCCATTCTCGATCTGGTACAAGGTCAAGGAGTGACAGCAGCCAATTTGGATTTCGCCCTCAACCAACGCCAAGCTGCCCTGCTTGAGCAAGTCCATCAATCCCTGAATCATGTGCTTGTGGCCATTGATGCCCAACTGCCCCTTGATTTTTGGACGATTGACCTGCATGCTGCCGCTCGTGCCCTTGGTACCCTAACTGGGGAAGAGGTGACTGAGTCTGTGCTAGAACAAATCTTTAGCCGTTTTTGCATTGGAAAATAG
- the petA gene encoding cytochrome f: protein MKRFFKSLTLAIALAASVLLWSPQAQAYPFYAQQGYDSPREATGRIVCANCHLAAKPTQVEVPQAVTPDSVFEAVVKIPYDTSVQQVLGDGSKGGLNVGAVLMLPEGFKIAPPDRIPEELQAKTSGIYYQPYSEDKQNIILVGPLPGEQYQEIVFPVLAPNPATDKSIHFGKYSVHAGGNRGRGQVYPNGEKSNNNVFTASIAGTITSITANPDGSTAVVITPESGEAVTETIPAGPDLIVSEGQTVTAGEALTNNPNVGGFGQKDTEIVLQDPNRIKWLLVFFAAITLSQILLVLKKKQVEKVQAAEMSF, encoded by the coding sequence ATGAAACGCTTTTTCAAATCTTTGACACTGGCGATCGCCCTTGCCGCCAGTGTGCTTCTTTGGTCACCGCAAGCACAGGCCTATCCTTTCTATGCCCAGCAGGGCTATGACAGTCCCCGTGAAGCGACCGGGCGAATTGTGTGCGCCAACTGTCACCTCGCCGCCAAACCCACGCAAGTGGAAGTGCCCCAAGCCGTTACCCCCGATTCTGTCTTTGAAGCTGTGGTGAAAATTCCCTACGACACCAGTGTGCAACAGGTGCTGGGGGATGGATCTAAGGGCGGTCTGAATGTCGGGGCAGTGCTGATGTTGCCCGAGGGCTTCAAAATTGCTCCTCCCGATCGCATTCCCGAGGAGTTGCAAGCCAAAACCAGCGGCATTTACTACCAGCCCTACAGTGAGGATAAGCAAAACATTATTCTCGTGGGGCCTCTACCAGGTGAGCAGTATCAGGAAATTGTTTTCCCCGTCCTCGCCCCCAACCCTGCCACGGATAAATCGATCCACTTCGGTAAATATTCCGTTCATGCCGGGGGCAACCGGGGTCGCGGCCAAGTCTATCCCAATGGTGAAAAGAGCAACAATAACGTCTTTACTGCATCGATCGCGGGCACGATTACCAGTATTACCGCTAACCCCGATGGCAGTACTGCGGTGGTGATTACCCCCGAGAGCGGCGAAGCAGTGACAGAAACCATTCCTGCTGGCCCTGACCTCATTGTCAGTGAAGGCCAAACGGTGACTGCGGGCGAAGCCCTCACCAACAATCCCAATGTGGGTGGTTTTGGTCAAAAGGATACGGAAATTGTCCTTCAGGATCCCAACCGCATTAAGTGGCTGTTGGTGTTCTTTGCCGCCATTACCCTTTCGCAGATTCTGCTTGTGCTGAAGAAGAAACAGGTCGAGAAAGTCCAAGCAGCGGAGATGAGCTTCTAG
- the petC gene encoding cytochrome b6-f complex iron-sulfur subunit, producing the protein MAQVSGMSDVPDMGRRQFMNLLTFGTITGTALGALYPVVKYFIPPSSGGTGGGVVAKDALGNDIKVSDYLTKHLPGDRSLAQGIKGDPTYVIVTEDHQIANYGLNAVCTHLGCVVPWNVSENKFICPCHGSQYDSTGKVVRGPAPLSLALVNATVTEDDKLVFTPWTETDFRTGKEPWWT; encoded by the coding sequence ATGGCTCAAGTTTCTGGAATGTCTGATGTGCCCGATATGGGGCGGCGACAGTTTATGAACCTGCTGACGTTTGGTACCATCACCGGTACAGCGTTGGGCGCTTTGTACCCTGTCGTCAAGTATTTCATTCCCCCCTCTAGTGGCGGCACGGGGGGTGGTGTGGTTGCCAAGGATGCATTGGGCAACGATATTAAGGTTTCCGACTACCTGACGAAGCACCTGCCGGGCGATCGCTCCCTTGCCCAAGGGATTAAAGGGGATCCCACCTACGTGATCGTTACTGAGGATCACCAAATTGCCAATTATGGCTTGAATGCCGTCTGCACTCACCTTGGCTGCGTGGTGCCTTGGAATGTCAGCGAAAACAAGTTCATTTGCCCCTGCCACGGCTCTCAATACGACAGCACGGGTAAAGTGGTGCGTGGCCCTGCTCCCCTCTCCTTGGCACTGGTGAATGCCACGGTGACAGAAGATGACAAACTGGTGTTTACCCCTTGGACGGAAACCGATTTCCGCACGGGTAAAGAACCTTGGTGGACATAA
- a CDS encoding DUF3067 family protein yields MPTPLTGDELHALLLRKWGRSFDLQFRRVGDRIFLQVMWRYLEQASYPDTPEDYAAHLGAIAQHLNDWGCAEQVCTFIETTREKPRLGKAVNIPLNLGTRIIEWLE; encoded by the coding sequence ATGCCGACGCCCCTCACTGGTGATGAACTCCATGCCTTACTCCTGCGCAAATGGGGGCGTTCCTTTGATCTTCAGTTTCGCCGCGTCGGCGATCGCATCTTTTTGCAGGTGATGTGGCGCTACCTCGAGCAGGCCTCCTATCCCGATACGCCTGAAGACTACGCCGCCCACCTCGGGGCGATCGCCCAGCACCTCAATGACTGGGGCTGTGCCGAACAGGTTTGCACCTTCATTGAGACCACTCGTGAAAAGCCACGCCTTGGCAAAGCTGTGAATATTCCCCTGAACCTCGGTACTCGTATTATCGAATGGCTAGAGTAG